Proteins encoded by one window of Dokdonella sp.:
- a CDS encoding PilZ domain-containing protein codes for MSADEKRRHPRLPVYSATLIACGDEGWLSEVRDLSRGGARLGRPGTWRNDHVRDCRLWFIFDQETVIGIDARCVREGDDDLGFEFLPGNDETVQALLYESRFSNGDQP; via the coding sequence ATGTCCGCCGATGAAAAACGCCGCCATCCGCGTCTACCGGTTTACTCGGCCACCCTGATCGCCTGCGGCGACGAAGGCTGGCTGAGCGAAGTGCGCGATCTCTCGCGCGGCGGTGCCCGACTTGGCCGCCCTGGCACCTGGCGCAACGACCATGTGCGCGACTGTCGCCTGTGGTTCATCTTCGACCAGGAGACCGTCATCGGCATCGATGCACGCTGCGTGCGCGAAGGCGACGACGACCTCGGCTTCGAGTTCCTGCCGGGCAACGACGAGACGGTACAGGCCCTGCTCTACGAATCGCGCTTCAGCAACGGTGACCAGCCGTAG
- a CDS encoding ATP-binding cassette domain-containing protein yields the protein MTAQSATVLEARKLSKAVDGPDGRLVILDGVDLAVERGASLAIVGASGSGKTTLLGLLAGLDSPSTGEVRMAGQSLGTLDEEARARLRRRLVGFVFQSFHLLPALTAEENVMLPLELEGRDDARDRAAKALADVGLGQRLHHYPRQLSGGEQQRVALARAFVHGPELLFADEPTGNLDQRTGVAVTDLLFALNREHATTLVLVTHDTSLATRCARTLRLRDGRVVGGDA from the coding sequence ATGACTGCCCAATCCGCTACCGTTCTCGAGGCGCGCAAGCTTAGCAAAGCCGTCGACGGCCCCGATGGCCGCCTTGTCATCCTCGATGGCGTCGACCTCGCCGTCGAGCGCGGCGCCAGTCTCGCCATCGTCGGCGCCTCCGGTTCCGGCAAAACCACCCTTCTGGGCCTGCTCGCCGGTCTCGACAGCCCGAGCACGGGCGAAGTGCGGATGGCTGGGCAATCGCTCGGCACGCTCGACGAGGAAGCGCGTGCACGCCTGCGCCGGCGCCTGGTCGGTTTCGTGTTCCAGTCGTTCCATCTCTTGCCGGCGCTGACGGCGGAGGAGAACGTCATGCTGCCGCTCGAGCTCGAAGGGCGTGACGACGCACGCGACCGCGCCGCGAAGGCGCTCGCCGACGTCGGCCTCGGCCAGCGCCTGCATCACTATCCGCGCCAGCTTTCCGGCGGGGAACAGCAGCGCGTCGCCCTCGCCCGCGCCTTCGTGCACGGGCCTGAACTTCTGTTCGCCGACGAACCGACCGGCAACCTGGACCAGCGCACCGGCGTGGCGGTCACCGATCTGCTGTTCGCGCTGAACCGCGAGCACGCCACGACCCTGGTCCTCGTCACCCACGACACCAGCCTCGCCACGCGCTGTGCACGCACGCTGCGCCTGCGCGACGGCCGCGTCGTCGGAGGCGATGCATGA
- a CDS encoding response regulator transcription factor: MNTENRDRILVIDDDTTFVHVLARALTARGFEVRGVHDSASALAACAELAPKYAVLDLKLGSENGLALIPQLLAARSGLRILLLTGYASIATAVEAIKRGAHDYLAKPVEADQVVQALLGESKHNDIEHLPDAPPPLKRLEWEHIQRVLADCDGNISEAARRLGLHRRTLQRKLAKRPVREARAP; encoded by the coding sequence ATGAACACTGAGAACCGCGACCGCATCCTGGTCATCGATGACGACACCACCTTCGTTCACGTGCTCGCACGCGCGCTGACCGCGCGCGGCTTCGAGGTGCGAGGCGTGCACGACAGTGCCTCCGCACTGGCCGCCTGCGCCGAACTTGCACCGAAGTACGCCGTGCTCGACCTCAAGCTCGGCAGCGAGAACGGGCTGGCCCTGATCCCGCAACTGCTCGCCGCGCGGTCCGGCCTGCGCATTCTGCTGCTCACCGGCTATGCCTCGATCGCCACGGCGGTCGAGGCGATCAAGCGCGGCGCGCACGACTACCTCGCCAAACCGGTCGAGGCCGACCAGGTCGTGCAGGCCCTGCTCGGCGAATCGAAGCACAACGACATCGAGCATCTGCCGGACGCACCGCCGCCGCTCAAGCGCCTCGAGTGGGAACACATCCAGCGTGTGCTCGCCGACTGCGACGGCAATATCTCGGAGGCCGCGCGCCGGCTCGGCCTGCACCGGCGCACGCTGCAACGCAAGCTGGCCAAGCGACCGGTGCGCGAGGCGCGCGCCCCGTAG
- a CDS encoding FtsX-like permease family protein produces the protein MKPLTFAARSLRREFRHGELATLAAALLLAVAALAAVGTLANRVERAILASAAELLGGDLGVSARRSDLPVAFVEQAHALGLASNRVAEFSSVVFAAERSQFTEARAVDENFPLRGVLNVRDADGRIVSVRGPASGEAYADRAVLVALERKVGETLQFGGRDLVIAGEIVSAPGGSVFQFAPTVLMNLGDAEAAGLLGAGSRASRRLLVAGPEAAITRFAEWARANLPADARLSTIEDAQQNLRTAFERGESFLRLAALLAALLSGIAVALAAQRFARRKTEDVALLRCLGASRGEIVTALCLQLGLLAVPACLVGAALGLGLQEAAFAFTHNLLPGAVPSLSFGPATSAFAIGLAVLFGFALPPLLRLRDVEPMRVFRQDLETRVRRFDALYLLPFVVAGLLILVESGSMRLAGTLAAGLAGVASATIVVTLLLLRILRTAGRGLPGALRFGLANLVRRRGLTLLQVGALALSLSAVDLLAVIGPSLLDRWRADLPADTPNYFVLNVQPDQRETFTQRLAALGASNISMAPLAAGKLVAINGEVPDASNYREERRAGNWIEGEVRASWAADLPAANRIVAGDWHGATPPGPQLSVDQGWFELFRLKLGDTMTLRFGAAEITAVVTSVREVDWDSFRVNFFMVLDPAHAGELPHSLIASFHVPPGTDGLAALSRELPNISLVDIQSILDRVRDIIERVSAAATWVLGFSLAAGVLVLIAALAATADERRVEIALLRTLGAHRGQLDAAVLGEFAALGLLAGLVAAVGAAGTGIALARSVFRMPDYWPPAWPLLGIAVASAVLVMLAGLAATRRIARTPPMLILRRGT, from the coding sequence ATGAAGCCACTCACCTTCGCCGCACGCAGCCTTCGCCGCGAGTTCCGTCACGGCGAACTTGCCACGCTCGCCGCAGCGCTCTTGCTTGCGGTCGCCGCGCTGGCCGCGGTTGGCACGTTGGCGAACCGGGTCGAGCGCGCGATCCTCGCTTCGGCGGCCGAGCTGCTGGGCGGCGATCTCGGCGTCAGTGCGCGACGCAGCGACCTGCCTGTCGCCTTCGTCGAACAGGCGCATGCCCTCGGCCTTGCCAGCAACCGCGTCGCCGAGTTCTCCAGCGTGGTCTTCGCCGCTGAACGCAGCCAGTTCACCGAAGCACGCGCGGTCGACGAGAACTTCCCGCTGCGCGGCGTACTGAACGTGCGCGATGCCGACGGCAGGATCGTCAGCGTCCGTGGCCCGGCCAGCGGCGAGGCTTATGCCGACCGCGCCGTGCTGGTCGCGCTCGAGCGCAAGGTCGGCGAGACCTTGCAATTCGGTGGTCGTGACCTCGTCATCGCCGGTGAGATCGTCAGCGCGCCGGGGGGTTCGGTCTTCCAGTTCGCGCCGACCGTGCTGATGAATCTCGGTGATGCCGAAGCCGCCGGCCTGCTCGGCGCCGGAAGCCGCGCCAGCCGACGCCTGCTCGTGGCGGGACCTGAGGCCGCGATCACGCGCTTTGCCGAATGGGCACGTGCCAACCTGCCGGCCGATGCGCGCCTGTCGACGATCGAGGACGCGCAACAGAACCTGCGCACGGCTTTCGAGCGTGGCGAGAGCTTCCTGCGCCTGGCCGCCCTGCTCGCCGCCCTGCTCTCCGGCATCGCCGTCGCCCTTGCCGCGCAGCGCTTCGCCCGGCGCAAGACCGAGGACGTAGCCCTGTTGCGCTGCCTAGGTGCCAGCCGCGGCGAGATTGTCACCGCCCTGTGCCTGCAACTCGGCTTGCTCGCCGTGCCGGCCTGCCTCGTCGGCGCCGCGCTTGGTCTCGGCTTGCAGGAAGCGGCTTTCGCCTTCACCCACAATCTGCTGCCAGGCGCAGTGCCATCCTTGTCGTTCGGGCCTGCCACCTCGGCCTTCGCGATCGGCCTTGCCGTGCTGTTCGGCTTTGCCCTGCCGCCACTGCTGCGCCTGCGCGACGTGGAGCCGATGCGCGTGTTCCGCCAAGATCTCGAGACCCGCGTGCGCCGCTTCGACGCCCTGTACCTGCTGCCCTTCGTCGTCGCTGGCCTGCTGATCCTGGTCGAGAGCGGATCGATGCGTCTCGCCGGCACGCTTGCCGCCGGCCTGGCCGGCGTGGCCAGTGCCACCATCGTCGTCACCCTCCTGCTGCTGCGCATCCTGCGCACGGCCGGACGTGGCCTGCCCGGCGCCCTGCGGTTCGGTCTGGCCAACCTGGTGCGCCGGCGTGGCCTGACCCTGCTGCAGGTCGGTGCACTCGCGCTGAGCCTGAGCGCGGTCGATCTGCTCGCCGTGATCGGACCCTCGCTGCTCGACCGCTGGCGTGCCGACCTTCCCGCCGACACGCCGAACTACTTCGTGCTCAACGTGCAGCCTGACCAGCGTGAAACCTTCACCCAGCGGCTCGCCGCCCTCGGGGCCAGCAACATCAGCATGGCCCCGCTCGCTGCCGGCAAGCTCGTTGCCATCAATGGCGAAGTGCCGGATGCGTCGAACTATCGCGAGGAGCGCCGTGCCGGCAACTGGATCGAGGGCGAGGTCCGCGCGTCGTGGGCCGCGGACCTGCCGGCCGCGAACCGTATCGTCGCCGGAGACTGGCACGGCGCCACGCCGCCGGGACCACAGCTCTCGGTCGACCAGGGCTGGTTCGAACTGTTCCGCCTCAAGCTCGGCGACACCATGACGCTGCGCTTTGGCGCCGCCGAGATCACCGCAGTCGTGACCAGCGTGCGCGAGGTCGACTGGGATTCGTTCCGCGTCAACTTCTTCATGGTGCTCGACCCGGCGCATGCCGGCGAGCTGCCGCACAGCCTGATCGCGAGCTTCCACGTGCCGCCCGGTACGGACGGCCTTGCCGCGCTGTCGCGCGAGTTGCCGAACATCTCGCTGGTCGATATCCAATCGATCCTCGACCGCGTGCGCGACATCATCGAGCGCGTATCGGCGGCAGCAACCTGGGTACTCGGCTTCAGCCTCGCCGCCGGCGTGCTCGTGCTGATCGCCGCGCTGGCCGCGACCGCCGACGAGCGCCGTGTCGAGATCGCCCTGTTGCGCACGCTCGGTGCGCATCGCGGCCAGCTCGATGCCGCCGTGCTCGGCGAATTCGCCGCGCTCGGCTTGCTCGCCGGCCTGGTCGCCGCGGTCGGTGCGGCCGGAACCGGTATCGCGCTCGCCCGCAGCGTGTTCCGCATGCCCGACTACTGGCCACCGGCCTGGCCGCTGCTCGGCATCGCCGTGGCCTCGGCCGTGCTGGTCATGCTGGCCGGTCTCGCCGCCACGCGCCGCATCGCGCGTACGCCACCGATGCTGATCCTGCGGCGCGGGACGTGA
- a CDS encoding isoaspartyl peptidase/L-asparaginase, giving the protein MTTNAQSRPPLLLVHGGAGVIRATLTPAIEAEVKADLTRALQAGHAILAAGGGALDAVEAAVVVLEDSPHFNAGHGAVFTHEGINELDASVMDGPTRRAGAVAGVRHVRNPVALARAVMERSDHVLLIGEGAEAFAHHVGAACVDPAYFRTETRWQQLQEAIAKEHAGEQSEQGRAIHYGTVGAVALDAQGHLAAATSTGGMTNKRWGRVGDSPLIGAGTWADDRVAVSATGWGEYFIRAAVAHDIAARIAYAGSTLAQAAAAVIDHEIPRLGGDGGIIAIDAAGHFSLAFNTDGMYRGWIGADGIAHAAILAGDVG; this is encoded by the coding sequence ATGACCACGAACGCCCAGTCCCGTCCGCCCCTCCTGCTCGTGCACGGTGGTGCCGGCGTCATCCGCGCCACGCTGACCCCGGCGATCGAAGCCGAAGTGAAGGCCGATCTCACGCGTGCCCTGCAGGCCGGCCACGCCATCCTCGCCGCTGGTGGCGGCGCCCTCGACGCGGTCGAGGCGGCGGTCGTCGTGCTCGAGGATTCGCCGCACTTCAACGCCGGGCATGGCGCGGTGTTCACCCACGAGGGCATCAACGAGCTTGATGCCTCGGTCATGGACGGACCCACGCGCCGAGCCGGTGCGGTGGCCGGGGTGCGCCACGTGCGCAATCCTGTCGCGCTTGCGCGCGCGGTGATGGAGCGTTCCGACCATGTGCTGCTGATCGGCGAGGGTGCCGAGGCGTTCGCGCACCATGTCGGCGCCGCCTGCGTCGATCCGGCGTACTTCCGCACCGAAACGCGCTGGCAGCAGTTGCAGGAGGCGATCGCGAAGGAGCATGCGGGCGAACAGTCCGAGCAGGGGCGCGCGATCCACTACGGAACGGTCGGTGCGGTCGCGCTCGATGCGCAGGGTCATCTCGCCGCGGCGACCTCGACCGGCGGCATGACCAACAAACGCTGGGGACGCGTCGGCGATTCGCCGCTGATCGGCGCCGGCACCTGGGCCGATGACCGCGTCGCCGTCTCGGCGACTGGCTGGGGCGAATACTTCATCCGCGCCGCCGTCGCCCACGACATCGCCGCACGCATCGCCTACGCAGGCAGCACGTTGGCTCAAGCGGCCGCGGCGGTCATCGACCACGAGATCCCGCGTCTCGGCGGCGACGGCGGCATCATCGCGATCGACGCCGCCGGACACTTCAGCCTCGCCTTCAACACCGATGGCATGTATCGAGGCTGGATCGGTGCCGACGGCATCGCCCATGCGGCGATCCTTGCCGGAGATGTGGGCTGA
- a CDS encoding MBL fold metallo-hydrolase, which produces MATELFRKGDHYCVAFHDLVRGDDGVQANQFLVVDGDESALIDPGGALLYTPLSMALAQYVPPRKLTWIFASHQDPDIIGSVDRWLMYTSARIVCSKLWGRFIPHGVPHYQKDSGTDRYLLLGDEGGDIRLGGSHMRAVPAHFLHSVGNFQFYDPVSRILFSGDLGASIAEAPYAPIADFDEHQQTMLGFHRRYMGSNRACRAWAQRARRLDIEMIVPQHGPPIAGSENVRRFIAWVETLVCGNDLLVEEAPVFA; this is translated from the coding sequence ATGGCTACCGAACTGTTCCGCAAGGGCGACCACTATTGCGTCGCCTTCCATGACCTCGTGCGCGGTGATGATGGCGTGCAGGCCAACCAGTTCCTCGTTGTCGATGGCGACGAGTCCGCGCTGATCGACCCAGGCGGCGCACTGCTCTACACGCCGCTCAGCATGGCCTTGGCGCAGTACGTGCCGCCGCGCAAGCTGACCTGGATCTTTGCCTCGCACCAGGACCCTGACATCATCGGTTCGGTCGATCGTTGGCTTATGTACACGTCGGCGCGCATCGTCTGTTCGAAGCTGTGGGGCCGGTTCATTCCACACGGCGTGCCGCACTATCAGAAGGACAGCGGCACCGACCGCTATCTGCTGCTCGGTGACGAAGGCGGCGACATCCGCCTCGGCGGCAGCCACATGCGCGCGGTGCCGGCACACTTCCTTCACAGCGTCGGCAATTTCCAGTTCTACGATCCGGTCAGTCGCATCCTGTTCAGCGGCGACCTCGGCGCGTCGATCGCGGAGGCACCGTACGCCCCGATCGCCGATTTCGACGAGCACCAGCAGACGATGCTCGGATTTCATCGCCGCTACATGGGCTCGAACCGTGCGTGTCGTGCATGGGCGCAGCGTGCGCGCCGGCTCGACATCGAAATGATCGTGCCGCAGCACGGCCCACCGATCGCCGGCAGCGAGAACGTACGTCGCTTCATCGCCTGGGTCGAGACCTTGGTCTGCGGCAACGACCTGCTGGTCGAGGAAGCGCCAGTGTTCGCCTGA
- a CDS encoding DMT family protein: MWAYLAPIVLLTLANVFMTFAWYGHLKYPHHPLWLVVIASWGIAFFEYCLQVPANRLGYTVYNAAQLKTMQEIITLVVFIGFSVLWLGVEIRWNHLVGFGLMVAAAFFIFMD, translated from the coding sequence ATGTGGGCCTATCTCGCCCCGATCGTGCTGCTCACGCTGGCCAACGTGTTCATGACCTTTGCTTGGTACGGCCACCTCAAGTATCCGCACCACCCTTTATGGCTGGTCGTCATCGCGAGTTGGGGGATCGCGTTCTTCGAATACTGCCTGCAAGTGCCTGCCAACCGCCTCGGCTACACGGTCTACAACGCGGCCCAGCTCAAGACGATGCAGGAAATCATCACCCTTGTCGTCTTCATCGGCTTCTCGGTGCTCTGGCTGGGTGTGGAGATCCGCTGGAACCACCTCGTCGGCTTCGGCCTGATGGTCGCGGCGGCGTTCTTCATCTTCATGGATTGA
- a CDS encoding glycosyltransferase family 2 protein, whose translation MSVAAPGLCSVVVVSADSGPLVRECVGRVLASSVPVEVVLVDNASTDGEPEAALAAHAGDARLRILHQARNLGFGAACNRGAALARGDALLFLNPDCLIEADTIERLHAVAAGHAQAGLVGVRVEDALGRPERAVRRREPTLRRALMTMSGLARFEARCPALAGVAVPAASMTDGIEVVEAVSGACMYLPRAAFAEVGGFDEAYFLHAEDLDLCRRLRDAGHQVLFAGAIRVRHEQGSSSRHRAGFVARHKRRSLWRYFNRFDPAARNPLLRVVVRVGLALHHLAGILWRALRRVR comes from the coding sequence ATGTCGGTGGCGGCGCCAGGATTGTGCAGCGTCGTTGTCGTCAGCGCCGACAGTGGGCCGTTGGTGCGCGAATGTGTGGGGCGGGTGCTTGCTTCCAGCGTGCCGGTCGAGGTCGTACTGGTCGACAATGCCTCAACCGACGGCGAACCCGAGGCGGCGCTCGCCGCGCATGCGGGTGATGCGCGCCTGCGCATCCTGCATCAGGCACGCAACCTCGGCTTTGGTGCGGCCTGCAACCGGGGTGCCGCGCTGGCCCGAGGTGATGCACTGCTGTTCCTCAATCCCGATTGCCTGATCGAAGCCGATACGATCGAACGCCTGCATGCCGTCGCCGCTGGCCATGCGCAGGCTGGACTCGTCGGCGTGCGTGTCGAGGATGCCCTGGGCCGGCCCGAGCGTGCCGTGCGCCGCCGCGAGCCGACCCTGCGTCGGGCGCTGATGACCATGAGCGGGCTGGCCCGTTTCGAGGCCCGCTGCCCCGCACTGGCCGGCGTCGCAGTACCAGCCGCGTCGATGACCGATGGCATTGAAGTCGTCGAAGCGGTGTCCGGCGCATGCATGTACCTGCCGCGCGCCGCCTTCGCTGAGGTCGGCGGCTTCGACGAAGCGTATTTCCTGCATGCCGAAGATCTCGACCTGTGTCGGCGTCTGCGCGATGCAGGCCACCAGGTGCTGTTCGCCGGCGCGATCCGCGTGCGCCACGAGCAAGGCAGCTCGAGTCGGCATCGTGCCGGCTTTGTCGCCCGCCACAAGCGGCGCAGCCTGTGGCGCTACTTCAATCGTTTCGATCCGGCCGCGCGCAATCCGCTGCTGCGCGTGGTCGTGCGCGTCGGGCTCGCCCTGCATCATCTTGCCGGCATCCTGTGGCGCGCTTTGCGCCGTGTACGGTAG
- a CDS encoding ATP-binding protein has protein sequence MFPDPVSRPRSAGNSWPHGPRQLVTTLTWLRLCAVAGQALTVAVVAGPLGMPVPAGPLLGGIILLGTFAMFAFWRLELRWRVSEAESVVHIAIDTIVLGYLLYLSGGATNPFVSLLVMPITLAATALPLRSVAIVATLAVAVYLALMRWHLPLPTQHAIGTPSGFRLHIIGMAISFAITAAMLGFFIARLARALRARQAEAEHERMRALRDEGILAIATQAASTAHELNTPLSTMSTLLAELAREHAADQALAADIELLRGQAARCRDILRELVKVGSNQLAGAPEATTIGAFAATALDSFRLLRPEIDVNRTLDPRLERHPIQVVPALRHALINLLNNAADASLANGFSVVELDIIENDDEFEMRIRDFGKGMAAGTQPTSGLRFETTKRDGLGLGLALAKATVERFGGSLAASAARDGGTEQHLRLPLSTLENGRHEH, from the coding sequence ATGTTCCCCGATCCTGTTTCCCGCCCACGCAGTGCTGGCAACAGCTGGCCGCATGGACCGCGCCAGCTGGTCACCACGCTGACCTGGCTGCGCCTGTGTGCGGTGGCGGGCCAGGCGCTGACGGTGGCCGTCGTCGCCGGGCCACTCGGCATGCCGGTGCCAGCCGGGCCGCTGCTCGGCGGCATCATCCTGCTCGGCACCTTCGCGATGTTCGCGTTCTGGCGCCTCGAGCTGCGCTGGCGGGTCAGCGAGGCCGAGTCGGTCGTGCATATCGCCATCGACACGATCGTGCTCGGGTATCTGCTCTACCTGTCCGGGGGCGCGACCAATCCGTTCGTGTCGCTGCTGGTCATGCCGATCACGCTGGCCGCGACCGCTCTGCCACTGCGCTCGGTGGCCATCGTCGCGACGCTGGCGGTGGCGGTATACCTCGCCCTCATGCGCTGGCACCTGCCCTTGCCAACCCAGCACGCGATCGGCACGCCAAGCGGGTTCCGCCTGCACATCATCGGCATGGCGATCAGCTTCGCGATCACCGCAGCAATGCTCGGATTCTTCATCGCCCGTCTGGCCCGCGCCCTGCGTGCGCGCCAGGCCGAAGCCGAGCACGAGCGCATGCGTGCACTGCGTGACGAGGGCATCCTCGCCATCGCCACCCAGGCGGCAAGCACCGCGCACGAACTCAACACGCCGCTGTCGACGATGAGCACCTTGCTCGCCGAACTGGCGCGCGAGCACGCCGCCGATCAGGCGCTGGCCGCCGACATCGAGCTGCTGCGTGGCCAGGCCGCGCGCTGCCGCGACATCCTGCGCGAGCTGGTCAAAGTCGGCAGCAACCAGCTCGCCGGCGCACCCGAAGCAACCACGATCGGCGCCTTTGCCGCGACCGCGCTCGATTCCTTCCGCTTGCTGCGCCCCGAGATCGACGTGAACCGCACGCTCGATCCACGCCTCGAACGCCATCCGATCCAAGTCGTGCCGGCGCTGCGTCACGCCCTGATCAACCTGCTCAACAACGCCGCCGATGCCTCGCTGGCAAACGGCTTTTCGGTGGTCGAACTAGACATCATCGAGAACGACGACGAGTTCGAGATGCGCATCCGCGATTTCGGCAAGGGCATGGCGGCCGGCACGCAGCCGACCTCTGGGCTGCGCTTCGAGACGACCAAGCGCGACGGCCTTGGCTTGGGGCTGGCCCTGGCCAAGGCAACCGTGGAACGCTTCGGCGGCAGCCTCGCCGCCAGCGCCGCGCGGGATGGCGGAACCGAGCAGCATTTGCGTCTGCCACTGTCGACACTGGAAAATGGCCGGCATGAACACTGA
- a CDS encoding arylesterase, with protein MRRGFLWLVLLIAWPPVALATGGPVLVLGDSLSAAYGIRSDDGWVNLLRKRLAEAAPAREVVNASISGETTAGGLARLPKLLAEHEPAVLVVELGANDALRGLPIAAPRENLARIITLGNDAGARVLLLGIEIPVNYGPQYRDALRAMYRDLARDFNLPLVPFLLDGVALDPELMQADGLHPTAAAQPTLLDNVWPALEAALRK; from the coding sequence ATGCGGCGCGGTTTCCTGTGGTTGGTCCTGTTGATTGCGTGGCCGCCGGTGGCATTGGCCACGGGTGGCCCGGTGCTCGTGCTGGGCGATTCGTTGTCGGCCGCCTACGGCATCCGCAGCGACGACGGCTGGGTGAACCTGCTGCGCAAGCGCCTGGCCGAGGCCGCGCCCGCGCGCGAGGTCGTCAATGCCTCGATCAGCGGCGAGACCACGGCGGGTGGGCTCGCGCGCCTGCCGAAGCTCCTCGCCGAGCACGAGCCGGCGGTACTCGTCGTCGAACTCGGTGCCAACGATGCCCTGCGCGGCCTGCCGATCGCGGCGCCGCGCGAGAACCTTGCCCGCATCATCACTCTCGGCAATGATGCCGGCGCGCGCGTGCTGCTGCTCGGCATCGAGATTCCGGTCAACTACGGGCCGCAGTACCGCGATGCCCTGCGTGCCATGTATCGTGACTTGGCACGTGATTTCAACCTGCCATTGGTCCCGTTCCTGCTCGATGGCGTCGCCCTCGACCCGGAACTCATGCAGGCCGACGGCCTGCATCCGACCGCCGCCGCACAGCCGACATTGCTCGACAACGTCTGGCCCGCGCTCGAGGCCGCGCTGCGCAAGTGA